Proteins encoded in a region of the Deinococcus sp. YIM 134068 genome:
- a CDS encoding VirB4 family type IV secretion system protein, which yields MRQTSWTEKSPLLGIRQGVHVARNGAAEIGFEFHLPNALQVSNAVRDSIKHTNNILLSQALPVGSRGRIIIENRDMSEQEVWGSMLQAQGQQDILGAVVQADNDLLERDRRAGKLKRTRYYLTVKVNRKTPKNRSLSERELGALTDYCNAYAGRLGDAMHAAGLSPRRMQTQDIANLIYSYRNKQFGDMPGEYRSVVPTGDASVRSLQADDRIQLPSPRRQLTESSVDKSNPGFLVVGTRLVNVVSYSEVGEGTQSGMLEQLLAALRDVEHYLIIDFVIVDPTTKKAALAYKAEGAANTLAEGGGSANRAISDEMEEALYAITRGKAKMVNFGLAMVIYARTQDELNYATNRARAEMGQLGGALARVGNVDNIRQYELLEPFGGLTNQYLFDGRTINVAGLIPQVGAWEGTPDPLVVFRNRHGGLTPINQAVGTNNSGTFIIGTAGSGKSNLNMTFLLNVRAIGGKVYILDLKKDYDAVVEAVEGEIIEIRPGAVLPNGKPVCINMFDLPPGQITATAEKRGLLMGMFKALLMPSGGLGTLDYTILTSALEAAYDLAVTRIPTGDGRYREEFKEFYLADFVRILRNLPTVAGVAPNKTMQDAIDILSARLGAFIGKGELASFLNGPTTVRIGSDVTSFNISAMRDESARELRRIGMILLVDLIWRSGLDNPGVIKYPVFEELGAMAEIEEAAKFVAEMFKVGRTFGFYPVGLSQEIGDIENMRGIINNSALRLIGSVTPDEAEKIVTTLKLNEATHANINSLGGGANFREYVAIMELSNGETVGDVIQNHLTPLKRWLTSSHPADKERREEYTRRLGGNRMSAVMALAGHFVN from the coding sequence GTGCGCCAGACCAGTTGGACCGAGAAGTCCCCGTTGCTGGGAATCCGCCAGGGGGTCCACGTCGCGCGGAACGGCGCTGCCGAGATCGGCTTCGAGTTCCATCTTCCGAACGCGCTGCAAGTGTCCAATGCCGTACGTGACAGCATCAAGCACACCAACAACATCCTGCTGAGCCAGGCCCTGCCGGTCGGCTCACGCGGACGCATCATCATCGAGAACCGCGACATGTCCGAGCAGGAGGTGTGGGGCTCTATGCTCCAGGCCCAGGGTCAGCAGGACATCCTGGGCGCCGTGGTGCAGGCGGACAACGACCTTCTGGAACGTGACCGCCGCGCCGGGAAATTGAAGCGCACGCGTTATTACCTCACCGTCAAGGTCAACCGCAAGACCCCGAAGAACCGCAGCCTGTCCGAACGGGAACTTGGTGCCCTGACCGACTACTGCAACGCCTACGCGGGCCGGTTGGGCGACGCCATGCACGCGGCCGGTCTGTCGCCCCGCCGGATGCAGACGCAGGACATTGCCAACCTGATCTACAGCTACCGCAACAAGCAGTTCGGCGACATGCCGGGCGAGTACCGCAGCGTGGTCCCCACCGGCGACGCCTCGGTCCGCTCGCTGCAAGCCGACGACCGCATTCAGCTTCCCTCCCCGCGCCGCCAGCTCACGGAAAGCTCGGTGGACAAGTCCAATCCCGGGTTTCTGGTCGTGGGCACTCGCCTGGTCAACGTCGTGAGTTACTCCGAGGTGGGCGAGGGCACGCAGAGCGGGATGCTGGAGCAGCTCCTGGCCGCCCTGCGGGACGTCGAGCATTACCTGATCATCGATTTCGTCATCGTCGATCCCACCACCAAGAAAGCCGCCCTGGCGTACAAGGCCGAAGGGGCCGCCAATACCCTGGCCGAGGGAGGCGGTTCCGCGAACAGGGCGATCTCCGACGAGATGGAGGAGGCGCTGTACGCCATCACGCGCGGCAAGGCCAAGATGGTGAACTTCGGACTGGCCATGGTGATCTACGCGCGGACGCAAGACGAGCTGAACTACGCCACCAACCGGGCGCGCGCGGAGATGGGGCAACTGGGAGGGGCGCTGGCCCGGGTCGGGAACGTGGACAACATCCGGCAGTACGAACTGCTGGAACCGTTTGGCGGTCTCACCAACCAGTACCTGTTCGACGGCCGCACGATCAATGTGGCCGGTCTGATCCCGCAGGTGGGCGCCTGGGAGGGCACGCCAGACCCCCTGGTCGTCTTCCGGAACCGGCACGGCGGGCTCACGCCGATCAACCAGGCGGTGGGAACCAACAACTCCGGGACGTTCATCATCGGCACGGCAGGCAGCGGCAAGAGCAACCTGAACATGACGTTCCTGCTCAACGTGCGCGCCATCGGTGGCAAGGTCTATATCCTGGACCTCAAAAAGGATTACGACGCCGTGGTGGAGGCGGTCGAGGGCGAAATCATCGAAATTCGCCCGGGTGCCGTGCTGCCGAACGGCAAGCCGGTGTGCATCAACATGTTCGACCTCCCCCCGGGTCAGATTACCGCGACGGCGGAAAAGCGCGGACTGCTGATGGGCATGTTCAAGGCGCTGCTGATGCCCAGCGGCGGACTGGGGACGCTCGACTACACCATCCTCACCAGCGCGCTCGAAGCCGCCTACGACCTGGCGGTCACGCGGATTCCCACCGGGGACGGAAGGTACCGCGAAGAGTTCAAGGAGTTCTACCTCGCGGACTTCGTGCGGATTCTCAGGAACCTGCCAACCGTGGCGGGCGTCGCGCCGAACAAGACCATGCAGGACGCCATCGACATCCTAAGCGCCCGGCTCGGGGCCTTTATAGGCAAGGGGGAACTCGCGTCTTTCCTGAACGGCCCCACGACGGTCCGCATCGGAAGCGACGTGACGAGTTTCAACATTTCCGCCATGCGCGACGAGTCGGCCCGAGAACTGCGGCGCATCGGAATGATCCTGCTCGTCGACCTGATCTGGCGCAGCGGCCTGGACAACCCGGGCGTAATCAAGTACCCCGTGTTCGAGGAACTGGGAGCGATGGCCGAGATCGAGGAGGCCGCGAAGTTCGTGGCCGAGATGTTCAAGGTCGGGCGCACCTTCGGTTTCTACCCGGTCGGGCTCAGCCAGGAGATCGGGGACATCGAGAACATGAGGGGTATCATCAACAACAGTGCCCTGCGCCTGATCGGCAGCGTCACGCCTGACGAGGCCGAGAAGATCGTGACCACCCTGAAGCTGAACGAGGCCACCCACGCCAACATCAACAGCCTGGGCGGCGGCGCCAACTTCCGTGAGTACGTGGCGATCATGGAGCTGTCGAACGGAGAGACGGTCGGTGACGTCATCCAAAACCACCTGACCCCGCTAAAGCGCTGGTTGACCAGCAGCCACCCGGCGGATAAGGAACGCCGCGAGGAGTACACCCGTCGCCTGGGCGGCAACCGGATGTCTGCGGTGATGGCCCTGGCCGGTCATTTCGTCAACTGA
- a CDS encoding bifunctional DNA primase/polymerase produces MPANNLLIEALAAHAAGLVVMPVNAGGEYDKQPHLVLMDTGHRAPSRKSPGRWVPSWRPLMEEAPTEDMVVTWFRRPAGKGLACLTGQRSGRVVIDLDGATGDEFRQRWGVRPHVRTGSGGWHIHLPAPPWRVPTLNSKSKAALGAAFPGLDSRADGGYAILPPTVSCAGSYTWLRPLADLEGTEFLPVPAQVLLGLVGPPRQPTASPAVAQPPSSPAAAVSRPPPNATQDALDEALRLVAAFYGRDNAGFWLARTLRDRGHGREDVKDLKFHTRVPEYNVKGETEPYTQDHWEASVDSAFTRAPRVKASKKPEPVTTPDRLVRVWPHLNGEERRQALRCVAASWTAQGEVDRVLSFFTALAVPEEVIAAELGHLTQQQARGILLPGLTSLATRHLPGWERRAAG; encoded by the coding sequence TTGCCAGCGAATAACCTGCTCATTGAGGCGCTGGCAGCCCACGCCGCAGGCCTGGTGGTCATGCCCGTGAACGCGGGCGGAGAGTACGATAAGCAGCCGCACCTCGTGTTGATGGATACCGGGCACCGAGCGCCGAGTCGCAAGTCCCCGGGCCGGTGGGTGCCGTCCTGGCGCCCGCTGATGGAGGAGGCACCCACCGAGGACATGGTGGTGACGTGGTTCCGCCGCCCGGCGGGTAAGGGGCTGGCCTGTCTCACCGGGCAGCGGTCCGGACGGGTCGTGATCGACCTCGACGGCGCAACCGGGGATGAATTCCGCCAGCGCTGGGGGGTGCGGCCCCATGTCCGCACCGGGAGCGGGGGCTGGCACATCCACCTCCCCGCCCCGCCCTGGCGCGTCCCCACCCTGAACAGCAAAAGCAAGGCGGCGCTGGGGGCGGCCTTTCCCGGGCTGGACAGCCGGGCAGACGGTGGTTACGCCATCCTTCCGCCCACGGTCAGCTGCGCCGGGTCGTACACCTGGCTGCGCCCCCTTGCCGACCTGGAAGGGACGGAGTTCCTGCCGGTGCCCGCCCAGGTGCTGCTGGGTCTGGTCGGTCCACCTCGGCAACCTACGGCTTCACCAGCAGTTGCCCAACCTCCTTCCTCACCCGCCGCAGCGGTGAGCCGCCCTCCACCGAACGCCACGCAGGACGCCCTGGACGAGGCGTTGCGGCTGGTGGCCGCCTTCTACGGGCGTGACAACGCCGGGTTCTGGCTGGCGCGCACCCTGCGCGACCGGGGGCACGGCCGCGAGGACGTGAAGGACCTGAAGTTCCACACGCGGGTGCCCGAATACAACGTCAAGGGCGAGACCGAGCCCTACACGCAGGACCACTGGGAGGCGTCGGTGGACTCGGCGTTCACCCGTGCCCCCCGCGTCAAGGCGTCCAAGAAGCCGGAGCCGGTCACCACCCCCGACCGGCTGGTCCGGGTCTGGCCGCACCTGAACGGCGAGGAGCGGCGCCAGGCCCTGCGGTGTGTCGCCGCGAGCTGGACAGCCCAGGGGGAAGTGGACCGCGTCCTGTCCTTTTTCACGGCCCTGGCAGTGCCCGAGGAGGTGATCGCGGCGGAACTGGGCCACCTGACTCAACAACAGGCGCGGGGGATCCTCCTGCCTGGCCTGACGTCGCTCGCCACCCGGCACCTCCCCGGCTGGGAACGCCGCGCCGCGGGTTGA